One segment of Brassica napus cultivar Da-Ae chromosome C3, Da-Ae, whole genome shotgun sequence DNA contains the following:
- the LOC106386538 gene encoding (+)-neomenthol dehydrogenase-like, with amino-acid sequence MVGSKEKRDKRLQQVSLLRTIPYSDHQRWWTSETVAVVTGANRGIGFEMVKQLAGHGLTVILTSRDENVGVEAAKVLQEGGFNVDFHRLDILDTSSIQDFCQWIKEKYGFIDVLINNAGVNYNVGTHNSVEYSHMVISTNYNGTKNIIKAMIPLMRQASTGARIVNVTSRLGRLKGRHSKLENEAVRAKLMDVDSLTEEAIDETVSEFLKQVEEGTWESGGWPHSFTDYSVSKMAVNAYTRVLAKELSERPEGEKIYANCFCPGWVKTAMTGYAGNISAEDGADTGVWLALLPDQAITGKFFAERREISF; translated from the exons aTGGTTGGAAGCAAGGAGAAACGAGACAAGAGACTCCAACAAGTCTCTCTCCTTCGTACTATTCCTTACTCCGATCACCAGAG GTGGTGGACCTCTGAAACTGTGGCGGTGGTAACAGGTGCGAATAGAGGGATAGGATTTGAGATGGTGAAACAATTGGCTGGACATGGCTTAACTGTTATTCTAACATCTAGAGACGAGAATGTAGGCGTCGAAGCCGCTAAAGTGTTGCAAGAAGGTGGGTTCAACGTTGATTTCCACCGCCTTGACATCTTGGACACTTCCTCAATTCAAGACTTCTGCCAATGGATTAAGGAAAAATATGGATTCATTGATGTTTTA ataaaCAATGCAGGTGTAAACTACAATGTTGGAACACATAACTCCGTAGAGTACTCTCATATGGTTATATCTACAAACTACAATGGGACAAAAAACATAATCAAAGCCATGATTCCATTGATGAGACAAGCTTCTACAGGTGCTCGTATTGTCAACGTCACCTCGAGGCTTGGTAGATTAAAAGGCCGCCACAGT AAACTTGAGAATGAAGCTGTGAGAGCTAAGCTTATGGATGTGGACTCTCTGACAGAAGAAGCCATCGACGAAACAGTATCTGAGTTTCTGAAGCAAGTGGAAGAAGGAACGTGGGAATCTGGAGGTTGGCCACATTCTTTCACAGACTATTCCGTCTCCAAAATGGCTGTGAACGCGTACACGAGAGTACTAGCGAAAGAACTATCTGAGAGACCAGAAGGAGAGAAGATATATGCAAACTGCTTTTGTCCCGGTTGGGTGAAAACCGCGATGACCGGTTATGCGGGGAATATCTCAGCAGAGGATGGAGCTGACACTGGAGTCTGGCTTGCATTGCTTCCCGATCAAGCTATCACTGGAAAGTTCTTTGCCGAGAGACGTGAGATCAGTTTCTAA
- the LOC106387534 gene encoding cell division control protein 48 homolog C: MGRRENSRRDLSRAMDSCGKDLSTAEEIVDALRSRYGKYKRMSRQALVLNVRNVLDARNNNKKRVKEDEEDDDSDEGAGGGKMKKQRRLDEQSHVERRNKEKSVSSSSSSSSSEDSGGHISTSEDAKVSPRIDLTSDCLRGSYAKMNSSTKLAPPKQRRHSDEGAGGGKMKKQRRLDVKEKSVSSSSSSEDSGGHISKLAPPGKVGPTFKDFGGIKKVMDELDQYILSPLLNPPLFGKIGAKPPSGILFHGPPGCGKTRLANAVANEARVPFYQISATQLLSGVSGASEENIRRLFSKAYRTAPSIVFIDEIDAIGSKRENQQRETEKRIVTQLLTCMDGPPPGGGEDTPAAAGYVVVIGATNTPDALDPALRRGRRFGREIALTPPDEHARAEILSLVAQRLRLEGSFDMKRIARLTPGFVGADLEELADMAASLCVKRIMDSRKLQPSGDCDDDRSWLRLPWSDEDLDKLFVTMSDFEEAVKLVKGSLTREGFSTVPDVSWDDVGGLGHLRSELNNYIVRPIKYPDMYEKFGKTLETGFLLYGPPGCGKTLVAKAVANEAGANFIHIKGPELLNKYVGESERAIRTLFQRARTSSPCVIFFDEVDALTARRGREGDHLVVGGLLNQFLTELHGGDRRDVYVIGATNRLDAIDPAFLRPGRFGNLVYVPLPNADDRVSILKSIANKRPLDPSVDLDAIANKYCEGFSGADLANLMDKAIHVAVKEKFQSIESSEDGDMDFSDCTIKMTHFKQALSSVTPSVSKQQIKHYEEQRKKFQSSTGRNNMDKINVGPSFAHE, translated from the exons ATGGGGAGGAGAGAGAATAGTAGGAGAGATTTGAGTCGAGCTATGGATTCGTGCGGGAAGGATTTATCTACGGCGGAGGAAATCGTGGACGCCCTCCGTTCCAGGTACGGTAAATATAAGAGGATGTCCCGTCAAGCACTTGTCCTCAACGTCCGAAATGTCCTTGATGCCcgaaacaacaacaagaagcgtGTGAAAGAAGACGAAGAGGATGATGATTCTGATGAAGGTGCTGGTGGTGGTAAGATGAAGAAACAGAGACGTCTTGATGAACAATCACATGTCGAGAGGAGAAACAAAGAGAAgtcagtttcttcttcttcttcttcttcttcgtcggaAGACAGTGGCGGCCATATCTCGACTTCTGAGGACGCTAAGGTGAGTCCAAGGATTGATTTGACCAGTGACTGCTTAAGAGGTAGCTACGCTAAGATGAATAGCTCCACGAAACTTGCTCCTCCTAAACAGAGACGTCATTCTGATGAAGGTGCTGGTGGTGGTAAGATGAAGAAACAGAGACGTCTTGATGTCAAGGAGAAgtcagtttcttcttcttcttcgtcagaAGACAGTGGCGGCCATATCTCGAAACTTGCTCCTCCTGGTAAAGTAGGACCTACTTTTAAAGACTTTGGCGGGATTAAAAAAGTGATGGATGAGTTGGATCAGTATATTCTGTCCCCTCTTCTCAATCCTCCATTGTTTGGCAAGATTGGAGCGAAGCCACCAAGCGGGATTCTATTCCATGGACCACCTGGCTGTGGAAAGACTCGCTTGGCCAATGCCGTCGCCAACGAAGCTCGTGTTCCCTTTTATCAGATTTCAGCCACACAACTTCTTTCTGGTGTTTCTG GTGCGTCTGAAGAGAATATTAGAAGGCTCTTCTCTAAAGCTTACAGGACTGCGCCTTCTATTGTGTTTATCGATGAGATTGATGCAATTGGTTCTAAGAGAGAGAACCAGCAAAGGGAGACGGAGAAGCGGATCGTAACACAACTATTGACTTGTATGGATGGGCCTCCCCCGGGAGGAGGAGAAGATACGCCGGCTGCTGCTGGATATGTTGTTGTCATTGGAGCTACTAATACCCCTGATGCTCTTGATCCTGCTCTCAGAAGGGGTAGGCGATTCGGGCGTGAGATTGCTCTAACCCCTCCTGATGAACATGCCAGGGCTGAGATTCTCTCTCTCGTTGCCCAAAGACTTAGACTTGAAGGTTCCTTTGACATGAAAAGAATCGCTCGCTTAACACCAGGTTTTGTTGGAGCTGATTTGGAGGAGTTAGCTGACATGGCTGCCAGTCTTTGCGTAAAGAGGATCATGGATTCAAGAAAATTGCAACCCTCCGGTGACTGTGATGATGATAGATCTTGGCTGAGGCTGCCCTGGTCAGACGAAGATTTGGATAAGCTCTTTGTCACAATGTCTGATTTTGAGGAAGCAGTCAAGTTAGTTAAGGGATCTTTAACTAGAGAAGGTTTCTCTACCGTGCCTGATGTCTCATGGGATGATGTTGGTGGGCTTGGCCATCTACGGAGTGAACTCAACAATTACATAGTCAGGCCTATCAAATATCCAGACATGTATGAG aaatttggAAAGACGTTAGAGACAGGTTTCTTGCTCTATGGACCACCGGGTTGTGGAAAGACTTTGGTTGCAAAGGCAGTTGCAAACGAGGCAGGAGCTAATTTCATACACATCAAG GGTCCAGAACTTCTAAATAAATACGTTGGAGAAAGCGAGCGTGCTATTCGGACCTTGTTTCAGCGCGCCCGGACAAGCTCACCATGTGTAatcttctttgatgag gTGGATGCTTTGACAGCAAGGCGTGGCAGAGAAGGTGATCATTTGGTTGTTGGTGGTCTTTTGAACCAG TTTCTCACTGAGCTGCACGGTGGAGATAGACGTGACGTTTATGTCATCGGAGCTACGAACAGGCTCGATGCGATTGATCCTGCCTTCTTGAGACCAGGTAGGTTTGGGAATCTTGTGTACGTACCCCTCCCTAACGCGGATGACCGTGTTTCGATCCTAAAATCTATTGCAAACAAGAGACCCTTAGATCCTAGTGTTGATCTGGATGCCATTGCAAACAAGTACTGTGAAGGTTTCAGCGGAGCTGATCTCGCTAACCTG ATGGACAAAGCTATACACGTGGCTGTGAAGGAGAAGTTCCAGTCCATTGAGTCGTCTGAAGATGGCGATATGGATTTTAGTGATTGCACCATCAAGATGACTCATTTCAAGCAAGCCTTGTCCTCAGTCACACCATCTGTCAGCAAACAG CAAATAAAACACTACGAGGAACAACGGAAGAAATTTCAAAGCAGCACCGGAAGAAACAACATGGACAAAATCAACGTAGGACCATCTTTTGCCCACGAgtga
- the LOC106387531 gene encoding uncharacterized protein LOC106387531, translated as MTTMYVTPATLYAGKPSAVFSPVTSNLQRSSSFLPYYSLRILDKNNKTKSLSKSSLSSSAPRFSMRVSSKQAYICRDCGYIYNDRTPFDKLPDNYFCPVCAAPKRRFRPYMPDVSKNVNDKDVRKARKAELQRDEAIGKALPIAIAVGVLALAALYLYVNNTA; from the exons ATGACGACGATGTACGTTACTCCGGCGACGCTTTACGCCGGAAAACCGTCAGCAGTCTTCTCTCCGGTTACTTCAAACCTCCAGAGATCATCATCTTTCTTGCCGTATTACTCGTTGAGGATACTCGACAAAAACAACAAGACGAAGTCTCTTTCGAAATCTTCATTATCCTCCTCTGCTCCAAGATTCTCTATGCGTGTCTCCTCCAAGCAAGCCTATATCTGCCGTGACTGCGG GTATATATACAATGACAGAACTCCATTCGATAAGTTGCCTGACAATTACTTCTGTCCAG TGTGTGCTGCTCCTAAACGGCGGTTTAGACCGTACATGCCTGATGTGAGCAAGAACGTCAACGACAAGGATGTGAGAAAGGCTAGAAAAGCTGAGCTCCAACGTGACGAAGCCATTGG GAAGGCTTTGCCTATAGCAATTGCTGTTGGGGTTCTAGCTTTAGCAGCTCTTTACTTGTATGTCAACAATACCGCATGA
- the LOC106387530 gene encoding uncharacterized protein LOC106387530 produces the protein MSELQKPKSKREEEEEEANNNVGCREEQEQALVALVEHRSAEIDRLKHHISNYQTKLIEAQRSLRDSKAKLSNLRGHDESARNVTPSRKDSYPSPSPSKILKPSVPTSSISKSKTNTVVVKQKPETSSSRDGFSNSKTKTVVVKQKPETSSSRDCPNLKASRDRDKGTKRKFEHKEHKELIRFIARNSSPTTIKCHSSNQISSQHKRKLRSLILCPVNEQLFATSSLDGMVSLWQLQPGRLSASLLSTTDCLSQKQRRWGEDMAWHPSGHALFSVYTADDGDSQISILNLNKTRGVTFLENKPHVKGIINSIKFMPWENTCFVTGGSDHAVVLWNESDEENKWTSKTLHRNLHSAAVMGVDGMRNKNVVLSVGADKRIYGFDVQVGRADYKHQIDYKCMSVLSNPCDFNLFMVQSGEPEKQLRLFDIRLRRTELHSFGWKQDSSESQSALINQSWSPDGLHITSGSADPVIHVFDIRYNARKPTQSIKAHQKRVFKAEWHYSQPLLISISSDLNIGLHKIS, from the exons ATGAGCGAGCTTCAGAAACCCAAAtccaaaagagaagaagaggaagaagaagctaatAATAACGTCGGTTGCAGAGAAGAGCAGGAACAAGCCCTCGTCGCTTTAGTAGAGCACCGTTCAGCTGAGATAGATCGTCTCAAGCATCACATATCTAACTACCAAACCAAG CTTATTGAAGCACAGAGAAGTTTGAGAGATTCAAAAGCCAAGTTATCTAACCTTCGTGGCCATGATGAATCTGCAAGAAACGTTACTCCTTCTAGGAAAGACTCTTATCCATCTCCGTCACCTAGCAAGATTCTTAAACCCTCTGTTCCTACAAGTAGTATCTCCAAGTCCAAGACCAACACTGTTGTTGTGAAGCAAAAGCCTGAGACTTCTTCTTCTCGTGACGGTTTCTCCAACTCCAAGACCAAAACTGTTGTTGTGAAACAAAAGCCTGAGACTTCTTCTTCTCGTGACTGTCCTAATCTTAAAGCTAGCAGAGATCGGGATAAAGGGACGAAAAGGAAGTTCG AGCACAAGGAGCATAAAGAGTTGATTAGGTTTATAGCTAGAAACTCTTCACCTACTACAATCAAGTGTCATTCTAGTAACCAAATCTCCAGTCAGCATAAGAGGAAGTTAAGAAGCTTGATTCTCTGTCCTGTAAATGAGCAGCTTTTTGCAACTAG TTCTCTGGATGGCATGGTCAGCTTATGGCAACTGCAACCTGGAAG GTTGTCTGCATCATTGCTTAGTACAACAGACTGTTTATctcaaaaacaaagaagatgGGGAGAAGATATGGCATGGCACCCATCCGGGCACGCCCTTTTCTCTGTATACACTGCAGACGATGGTGATTCCCAGATATCCATCCTAAATCTGAACAAGACACGCGGG GTTACTTTCCTGGAGAATAAACCACACGTGAAAGGGATAATCAACAGCATAAAGTTCATGCCATGGGAAAACACATGCTTTGTAACGGGAGGAAGCGATCACGCTGTCGTTCTATGGAACGAGAGTGATGAAGAAAACAAATGGACGTCGAAAACTCTACACAGGAATCTACATTCAGCTGCTGTGATGGGAGTCGATGGGATGAGGAACAAGAACGTCGTTTTGTCGGTTGGAGCAGACAAGAGAATATACGGGTTCGATGTTCAGGTTGGTAGAGCAGACTACAAGCATCAGATAGATTATAAATGCATGAGCGTTCTCTCCAATCCTTGTGACTTCAATCTCTTTATGGTTCAATCCGG GGAACCGGAGAAACAGCTTCGACTGTTTGATATCAGATTAAGGAGAACCGAACTCCATTCATTTGGTTGGAAGCAAGACAGCAGTGAATCACAATCAGCTTTGATAAACCAGTCTTGGTCTCCTGATGGTTTACACATCACCTCTGGTTCAGCTGACCCGGTTATCCATGTTTTTGACATCAG GTACAATGCTCGTAAACCGACGCAGTCAATAAAAGCTCATCAGAAGAGAGTGTTTAAAGCGGAATGGCATTACTCTCAGCCACTTCTTATCTCCATATCTTCTGATCTCAACATTGGTCTGCACAAGATCTCATGA